A genomic window from Providencia alcalifaciens includes:
- a CDS encoding SmdA family multidrug ABC transporter permease/ATP-binding protein: MRLFSQLRWYFISEWRRYVGAICFLVVIAILQIIPPRFVGVIVDGISKGSMTNQQLVTYVLSMLGIALTVYGLRYVWRLWLFGASYKLAVRLRQQIYQQLSLQNQPFYLKYRTGDLIARTTNDVDRVVFAAGEGVLTLVDSLVMGCAVLIMMSIEISWQLTLLALIPMPIMALVIKRYGDQLHHRFKHAQGAFSSLNNHAQESLTSIRMIKAFGLEAHQSNQFEQVATEAGRRNMHVAKIDARFDPTIFMAIGMANLLAIAGGSWMVLNDTLTLGELTSFVMYLGLMIWPMLALAWMFNIVERGSAAYSRILSLLDEPLAIKDGSQSLLAEKGELNVNIRTFSYPETQRHALHDIQFNVKPGSFLGLCGPTGSGKSTLITVLQRHFDVNEGEIIYQNKSLTDIRLDEWRARLSIVNQSPFLFSDSVANNIALGQPNATMEQIEEAARVACVHEDILRLPEGYQTQVGERGVMLSGGQKQRISIARAILQNAEILVLDDALSAVDGQTEHTILQNLSRWRQGRTLIISAHRLSALVDADNILVLYHGGIVAKGTHKVLSQQSGWYSDMYHYQQIEAALDGDL, from the coding sequence GTGCGATTATTTTCACAGTTACGTTGGTATTTTATAAGCGAATGGCGTCGCTATGTTGGCGCTATTTGTTTTCTTGTGGTCATTGCTATTTTACAAATTATCCCACCACGCTTTGTGGGTGTGATAGTGGATGGTATTAGTAAAGGATCGATGACTAATCAACAACTTGTGACGTACGTATTATCCATGCTCGGAATTGCTTTAACCGTTTATGGGTTACGCTATGTTTGGCGTTTATGGCTATTTGGCGCTTCCTACAAATTGGCCGTCCGGTTAAGACAACAAATTTATCAGCAGCTTAGCTTACAAAATCAGCCATTTTATTTGAAATATCGCACGGGAGACCTCATCGCTCGTACCACGAATGATGTGGATCGTGTGGTATTTGCCGCAGGCGAAGGCGTCTTAACTCTTGTTGACTCCTTAGTGATGGGATGTGCCGTCCTGATCATGATGAGTATCGAAATAAGTTGGCAGCTCACACTCCTGGCATTGATCCCTATGCCCATTATGGCACTAGTCATTAAACGTTATGGTGACCAGCTTCATCACCGCTTTAAACATGCTCAAGGTGCTTTCTCATCGTTAAATAACCATGCACAAGAGAGCCTAACCAGTATTAGAATGATCAAAGCATTTGGTCTTGAAGCCCATCAATCCAATCAATTTGAGCAAGTTGCTACTGAGGCTGGACGCAGGAATATGCATGTAGCGAAGATTGATGCTCGTTTTGACCCAACTATTTTTATGGCGATTGGAATGGCAAACTTATTAGCCATCGCGGGTGGAAGCTGGATGGTGTTGAATGACACATTAACCCTTGGAGAGCTCACCAGCTTTGTTATGTATTTAGGGCTGATGATCTGGCCGATGCTAGCCCTTGCATGGATGTTTAACATTGTTGAACGAGGAAGTGCAGCGTATAGCCGGATTTTAAGCTTATTAGACGAGCCATTAGCGATTAAAGATGGTAGCCAAAGTTTACTTGCGGAAAAAGGCGAGTTAAACGTCAATATCAGAACATTTTCGTATCCCGAAACTCAGCGCCATGCTTTGCATGATATCCAGTTCAACGTAAAACCAGGGAGCTTCCTTGGGTTATGTGGGCCAACGGGATCTGGGAAATCCACATTAATTACTGTGCTACAACGCCATTTTGATGTGAATGAAGGTGAGATTATTTATCAAAATAAATCACTGACAGATATTCGACTCGATGAGTGGCGGGCAAGGTTATCAATAGTGAATCAGTCTCCATTCCTATTTTCTGATTCGGTCGCAAACAATATCGCTCTTGGGCAGCCAAATGCAACAATGGAGCAAATAGAAGAAGCGGCTCGAGTTGCTTGTGTACATGAAGACATTTTACGTCTACCGGAAGGGTATCAAACCCAAGTGGGAGAGCGCGGTGTGATGCTCTCTGGTGGGCAAAAACAGCGAATTTCCATTGCACGGGCGATTTTACAAAATGCTGAAATTCTTGTTTTGGATGATGCGTTATCTGCAGTTGATGGGCAGACAGAGCACACCATATTGCAGAATTTGTCTCGTTGGAGACAGGGAAGAACGTTGATCATTAGCGCCCATCGTCTATCAGCTTTAGTGGATGCTGATAATATTCTTGTGCTATATCATGGTGGCATAGTTGCCAAAGGCACTCATAAAGTACTTTCCCAGCAATCTGGTTGGTACAGCGATATGTATCATTATCAGCAAATTGAAGCCGCTTTGGACGGTGATTTATGA